One genomic region from Pseudoduganella lutea encodes:
- a CDS encoding protoporphyrinogen/coproporphyrinogen oxidase, translated as MEYIDIVILGGGIAGLGAALKARELGRQAVIFEARDSAGGLLDNFTVDGFRFDHAVHLSFASEPEVRAIFDSTPYLTHPADSYCWDNGYWLKHPVQNNLFPLPPEERVALIKSFLARPNVLAGDDYDSWLRHQYGDAIAERYPLRYTVKYWAVPASHLSTEWVGNRMRRAELDEILFGALTGDTPNTYYTKEMRYPREGGYKAFIEPLIAQSDIRTGHRVTSIDTTSRTVHFANGRQVAYGTLVSTLPLPVLVQLVADAPGEVREAGTRLHATSIDLVSVGFDKPIVKDLWFYIYDEDILAARAYSPSVKSPDNAPPGCSSLQFEIYNYGTGTAHDAEKLKDNTVYALGKMGIAQPGDIVVLDHRRLPYGNVIFERGMEAHRATVRDWAAGAGIATCGRFGEWDYLWSNQSLLSGYRAIA; from the coding sequence ATGGAATACATCGACATCGTCATCCTCGGTGGCGGCATCGCCGGCCTGGGCGCGGCCCTGAAGGCCCGTGAGCTGGGCCGGCAGGCCGTGATCTTCGAGGCGCGCGACAGCGCCGGCGGCCTGCTGGACAACTTCACCGTGGATGGGTTCCGCTTCGACCATGCGGTGCACCTGTCGTTCGCCAGCGAGCCCGAAGTGCGGGCGATCTTCGACAGTACGCCCTACCTGACGCACCCGGCCGACTCCTACTGCTGGGACAACGGTTACTGGCTGAAGCACCCGGTGCAGAACAACCTGTTCCCGCTGCCGCCCGAAGAGCGGGTGGCGCTGATCAAGTCGTTCCTGGCGCGCCCGAACGTGCTGGCCGGCGACGATTACGACAGCTGGCTGCGGCACCAGTATGGCGACGCGATCGCCGAACGTTATCCGTTGCGCTACACCGTCAAGTACTGGGCCGTGCCGGCCTCCCACCTGTCGACCGAATGGGTTGGCAACCGGATGCGCCGCGCCGAGCTGGACGAAATCCTGTTCGGCGCGCTGACCGGCGACACGCCGAACACGTACTACACGAAGGAGATGCGCTACCCGCGCGAAGGCGGCTACAAGGCCTTCATCGAACCGCTGATCGCGCAGTCCGACATCCGCACAGGCCACAGGGTGACCTCGATCGATACCACCTCCCGCACGGTACATTTCGCGAACGGCCGGCAGGTGGCGTATGGCACGCTGGTCAGCACGCTGCCGCTGCCCGTGCTCGTGCAACTGGTGGCGGATGCGCCCGGCGAAGTGCGCGAAGCCGGCACGCGGCTGCACGCCACGTCGATCGACCTTGTCTCGGTGGGCTTCGACAAGCCGATCGTGAAGGACCTGTGGTTCTACATCTACGACGAAGACATCCTCGCCGCCCGCGCCTACTCGCCCTCCGTGAAATCGCCCGACAATGCGCCACCCGGCTGCAGCTCGCTGCAGTTCGAGATCTACAACTACGGCACCGGTACCGCACATGATGCGGAAAAGCTGAAGGACAACACGGTGTACGCACTGGGCAAGATGGGCATCGCGCAGCCTGGCGACATCGTCGTGCTCGACCACCGCCGTCTCCCGTACGGCAACGTGATCTTCGAACGGGGCATGGAAGCGCACCGCGCCACCGTGCGCGACTGGGCCGCGGGCGCCGGCATCGCAACCTGCGGCCGCTTTGGCGAATGGGATTATTTATGGAGCAACCAGTCACTGCTCAGCGGATACCGCGCCATCGCATGA
- a CDS encoding SDR family oxidoreductase yields MKILLTGAGGLLGSAINAAATARGWTCRPMPRPPLPELPALLDALLDGECDLVIHAAANTNVEACEADPPACYRDNLLLTELIATGAVRANARMLFVSSTGVYGAHGSEPYCEYDAVQPTTHHHRSKALAEERVLTASPRNLVVRTGWLFGGPPANPKNFVARRIDEARAALAAGTAMGSNTQQRGIPCWSDDVAARMLDLAASGLAGTFNCVNNGTASRHEYVSEIVRLAGLPLDVQPTSAAAFNRKARVSDNEMAANWKFDTLGWPPMPDWRDSLATYLATGLAVHVNGESAGK; encoded by the coding sequence ATGAAGATCCTGCTCACCGGTGCCGGCGGTTTGCTGGGCTCCGCCATCAATGCCGCCGCCACCGCGCGCGGATGGACATGCCGGCCGATGCCCCGCCCGCCGCTGCCCGAGCTGCCGGCATTGCTGGACGCCCTGCTCGACGGCGAATGCGATCTCGTCATCCACGCTGCCGCCAATACCAATGTCGAGGCATGCGAGGCCGACCCACCGGCATGCTACCGCGACAACCTGCTGTTGACGGAACTGATCGCCACGGGCGCCGTGCGTGCGAACGCCAGGATGCTGTTCGTTTCGAGCACCGGCGTCTATGGTGCGCACGGCAGCGAGCCTTACTGCGAGTACGATGCCGTGCAGCCAACCACCCACCACCACCGCAGCAAGGCGTTGGCGGAGGAACGCGTGCTTACCGCCAGCCCGCGCAACCTCGTGGTGCGCACGGGCTGGCTGTTCGGGGGACCGCCTGCGAATCCCAAGAATTTCGTGGCGCGCCGTATCGACGAAGCGCGTGCCGCGCTGGCCGCCGGCACGGCCATGGGCTCGAACACGCAGCAGCGCGGCATACCATGCTGGAGCGACGACGTGGCGGCGCGGATGCTCGACCTGGCCGCCTCCGGCCTGGCGGGCACGTTCAACTGTGTCAATAACGGTACCGCTTCGCGCCATGAATACGTGAGCGAGATCGTGCGCCTCGCCGGTCTGCCGCTGGACGTGCAGCCCACCAGCGCCGCCGCGTTCAACCGCAAGGCACGTGTCTCGGACAACGAAATGGCGGCGAACTGGAAATTCGACACGCTGGGCTGGCCGCCCATGCCGGACTGGCGCGACAGTCTCGCCACCTACCTGGCGACGGGACTCGCCGTTCATGTCAATGGAGAATCGGCGGGAAAATGA
- a CDS encoding dTDP-4-dehydrorhamnose 3,5-epimerase, translating to MDPLTPCTLTPLARIAHPKGDVYHALKATDEGYAGFGEAYFTTVLHGVTKGWKQHTRMVMNLVVVAGEVTFHLHDAGTGRTASHTLGEGNYARLTVPPGWWMAFTGTGAGTNLVCNLASIAHDPAEARNVDLSTFPLP from the coding sequence ATGGACCCGCTGACGCCCTGCACGCTGACACCGCTGGCACGCATCGCCCATCCGAAGGGCGACGTCTACCATGCGCTGAAGGCCACGGATGAAGGTTATGCGGGCTTCGGCGAAGCCTATTTCACGACCGTGCTCCATGGTGTGACGAAGGGATGGAAGCAGCACACGCGGATGGTGATGAACCTGGTCGTGGTCGCCGGTGAAGTCACGTTCCACCTTCACGATGCGGGCACCGGCCGCACCGCCAGCCACACGCTGGGCGAAGGCAACTATGCGCGCCTGACGGTGCCGCCAGGCTGGTGGATGGCGTTTACCGGCACCGGCGCGGGCACCAACCTGGTGTGCAACCTGGCCAGCATCGCACACGATCCGGCCGAGGCCCGCAACGTGGACCTGTCCACCTTTCCGCTCCCATGA
- the rfbG gene encoding CDP-glucose 4,6-dehydratase: MENLGVTMFGDIYRGKKVLVTGHTGFKGTWLAMWLLRLGARVAGLSDCIPTQPSIFEETGLEGRIEHHFGDVRDLDTVKNAIASFQPDFVFHLAAQPIVSVSYAEPVDTITTNVIGTTNVLEALRLLDHECVAVMITSDKCYENVEWLWGYRETDHIGGRDVYSGSKGAAEVIIHAYYWSFFRAPDCKVRLASGRAGNVIGGGDWAKDRIVVDCMRNWSEGKKVEIRSPQATRPWQHVLEPLSGYLTLGAALSRNPALSGEAFNFGPRAEQSRTVLELLGDLSRHWHFASPDQAYEVTGNIPFHEAGLLKLNCDKALFHLRWEANLDYANCVRLVSEWYYRYYREQADMHALTMAQIGEYEEQAAARGLAWTR, from the coding sequence ATGGAAAACCTGGGAGTGACGATGTTCGGCGATATCTACCGCGGCAAGAAGGTGCTGGTCACCGGCCATACGGGGTTCAAGGGTACGTGGCTGGCGATGTGGCTGCTCAGACTGGGCGCGCGCGTGGCAGGCTTGTCCGACTGCATTCCCACGCAACCTTCGATCTTCGAGGAGACCGGTCTCGAAGGCCGCATCGAGCACCATTTCGGCGACGTGCGCGATCTCGACACCGTCAAGAATGCGATCGCGTCGTTCCAGCCCGACTTCGTGTTCCACCTGGCGGCGCAGCCGATCGTCTCCGTCTCGTACGCCGAGCCGGTGGACACGATCACGACGAACGTGATCGGCACCACCAACGTGCTCGAGGCGCTGCGCCTGCTGGACCACGAATGCGTGGCGGTGATGATCACGTCCGACAAGTGCTATGAAAACGTCGAATGGCTGTGGGGCTACCGCGAAACGGACCACATCGGCGGCCGCGACGTGTACAGCGGCTCGAAGGGCGCGGCCGAGGTCATCATCCATGCGTATTACTGGTCGTTCTTCCGTGCGCCGGACTGCAAGGTGCGCCTGGCCAGCGGGCGCGCCGGCAACGTCATCGGCGGTGGCGACTGGGCGAAGGATCGCATCGTGGTGGACTGCATGCGCAACTGGTCGGAGGGAAAGAAGGTCGAGATCCGCAGCCCGCAGGCCACGCGGCCCTGGCAGCACGTGCTCGAGCCGCTGTCCGGCTACCTGACGCTGGGCGCGGCCCTGTCCCGCAATCCCGCCTTGTCCGGCGAGGCGTTCAACTTCGGCCCGCGTGCGGAGCAGAGCCGCACCGTGCTCGAGCTGCTGGGCGACCTGTCGCGCCACTGGCACTTCGCCAGCCCCGACCAGGCCTACGAGGTGACCGGGAACATCCCGTTCCATGAAGCGGGCCTGCTGAAGCTGAACTGCGACAAGGCACTGTTCCACCTGCGCTGGGAAGCGAACCTGGACTATGCGAACTGTGTGCGCCTCGTCAGCGAATGGTACTACCGCTATTACCGCGAACAGGCCGACATGCATGCGCTCACGATGGCACAGATCGGCGAGTACGAGGAACAGGCGGCGGCACGCGGACTGGCATGGACCCGCTGA
- the rfbF gene encoding glucose-1-phosphate cytidylyltransferase: MKAVILAGGLGTRISEETSLKPKPMVEIGGKPILWHILKGYSAHGVNDFVICCGYKGYVIKEYFANYFLHTSDVTFDMQNNRMEVHTRSAEPWKVTLVDTGDETLTGGRLKRVREYVKDEEAFCFTYGDGVSNVNITDLIAFHRAHGKLATLTAIQPPGRFGALNLEGERITSVQEKPQGDGAWINGGFFVLSPQAIDYVEGDATTWEKQPMERLALDGQMQAFFHHDFWQPMDTLRDKMHLEDLWKSGRAPWKTWE; encoded by the coding sequence ATGAAAGCTGTGATCCTCGCGGGTGGCCTCGGCACCCGCATCAGCGAAGAAACCTCGCTGAAACCCAAGCCAATGGTGGAAATCGGCGGCAAGCCGATCCTGTGGCACATCCTGAAGGGGTATTCCGCGCACGGCGTCAACGACTTCGTGATCTGCTGCGGCTACAAGGGCTACGTCATCAAGGAGTACTTCGCCAACTATTTCCTGCACACGTCCGACGTGACGTTCGACATGCAGAACAACCGCATGGAAGTGCATACGCGCAGCGCCGAGCCATGGAAAGTCACGCTGGTCGACACCGGCGACGAAACGCTGACCGGCGGGCGCCTGAAGCGCGTGCGCGAATACGTCAAGGATGAGGAAGCTTTCTGTTTCACGTATGGCGACGGCGTATCGAACGTCAACATCACCGACCTGATCGCCTTCCACCGCGCGCATGGCAAGCTGGCCACGCTGACGGCGATCCAGCCACCCGGACGCTTCGGCGCGCTGAACCTGGAAGGCGAGCGCATCACCAGCGTCCAGGAAAAACCGCAAGGCGACGGCGCCTGGATCAATGGCGGCTTCTTCGTGCTGTCGCCTCAGGCGATCGACTATGTCGAGGGCGACGCCACCACGTGGGAAAAGCAGCCCATGGAACGGCTGGCGCTTGACGGGCAGATGCAGGCATTTTTCCACCACGATTTCTGGCAGCCGATGGATACACTGCGCGACAAGATGCATCTGGAGGATTTGTGGAAAAGCGGCCGTGCGCCATGGAAAACCTGGGAGTGA
- a CDS encoding GSCFA domain-containing protein codes for MMHPYSNLPDRNFWNRFVAKTPWRDLQLCGTPKFMIRRSDRIATAGSCFAQHIARYLNHAGCGRYLAEQPHPLAVAHGGETASYELFTARYGNIYTARQALELFRQAFGQMPVIDDYAEHDGRWYDLMRPNAVPDGFATRDEARHDRRFHLACVRTMFTTAEVFVFTLGLTESWYHAAGGHTYPACPGTAKGVFDPAIHLFRNLTCAEVESDLDALVQAVRGVNLAVKIILTVSPVPLVATYTNDNVLVASSYSKSVLRAAVGAVEPRYDYVQYFPSYEIISHAASFGQYLASDLRDVAQRGVEHVMGSLIATLLSPDDGTAVAAAPAQPAFDPAADTARFIQAECEEIYNEAPR; via the coding sequence ATGATGCATCCGTATTCCAACCTGCCCGACAGGAACTTCTGGAACCGCTTCGTGGCGAAAACGCCATGGCGCGACCTGCAATTGTGCGGCACGCCGAAATTCATGATACGGCGCAGCGACCGCATCGCCACCGCCGGCAGCTGCTTCGCGCAGCACATCGCGCGCTACCTGAACCATGCCGGCTGCGGCCGCTACCTCGCCGAACAGCCGCATCCGCTGGCCGTGGCGCACGGCGGCGAAACGGCTAGCTACGAACTGTTCACCGCCCGTTACGGCAACATCTACACGGCGCGCCAGGCGCTCGAACTGTTTCGCCAGGCATTCGGACAGATGCCCGTGATCGACGACTACGCGGAGCACGACGGCCGCTGGTACGACCTGATGCGACCGAATGCCGTGCCGGACGGCTTCGCCACACGGGACGAAGCGCGGCACGACCGGCGCTTTCACCTGGCCTGCGTGCGCACGATGTTCACGACGGCCGAAGTGTTCGTCTTTACGCTGGGACTGACCGAAAGCTGGTACCACGCGGCGGGTGGCCACACCTATCCGGCCTGCCCGGGCACCGCGAAAGGCGTGTTCGACCCGGCCATCCACCTGTTCCGCAACCTGACCTGTGCCGAGGTCGAGAGCGATCTCGATGCCCTGGTGCAGGCGGTGCGCGGCGTGAACCTGGCCGTGAAGATCATCCTGACCGTATCGCCGGTGCCGCTGGTGGCGACGTACACGAACGACAATGTGCTGGTCGCGTCGAGCTATTCGAAATCGGTGCTGCGCGCCGCCGTCGGCGCCGTCGAGCCGCGCTACGATTATGTGCAATATTTCCCTTCGTACGAGATCATCAGCCACGCCGCTTCGTTCGGCCAATATCTGGCGTCCGACCTGCGCGACGTGGCACAGCGTGGCGTCGAACACGTGATGGGCAGCCTGATCGCCACGCTGCTGTCGCCCGACGACGGCACGGCCGTCGCGGCAGCCCCGGCCCAGCCGGCATTCGACCCGGCTGCGGACACGGCCCGCTTCATCCAGGCCGAATGCGAGGAAATCTACAACGAGGCGCCGCGCTGA
- a CDS encoding acyltransferase has protein sequence MAKIHPLADVHSTQIGPSTTVWQFCVVLQGAVIGDHCNINAHCLVENDVIVGDSVTVKCGVYLWDGLRVGDHVFIGPNATFTNDRYPRSKQYPDAFPQTVVEHHASIGAGAVILPGVTIGHHAMVGAGAVVTRDVPPHALVTGNPARLVRYLDPAEAPPPTSPHED, from the coding sequence ATGGCGAAAATCCATCCACTGGCCGACGTGCACAGCACGCAGATCGGTCCTTCGACCACCGTCTGGCAATTCTGCGTGGTGCTGCAGGGTGCCGTGATCGGCGACCACTGCAACATCAACGCCCATTGCCTCGTCGAGAACGATGTGATCGTCGGCGACAGCGTCACCGTCAAGTGCGGCGTCTACCTGTGGGATGGATTGCGGGTAGGCGACCATGTGTTCATCGGCCCGAACGCCACGTTCACCAACGACCGCTATCCGCGCTCGAAGCAGTATCCCGACGCCTTCCCGCAAACGGTGGTCGAACATCACGCGTCGATCGGCGCCGGCGCCGTGATCCTGCCGGGCGTGACGATCGGCCACCATGCGATGGTGGGTGCGGGCGCCGTGGTGACCCGCGACGTGCCGCCGCATGCGCTGGTCACCGGCAACCCCGCACGCCTGGTCCGCTACCTGGATCCGGCCGAGGCGCCGCCACCAACGTCGCCCCACGAGGACTGA
- a CDS encoding DegT/DnrJ/EryC1/StrS family aminotransferase, which yields MSVPFLDLKALNHAHADQLQAAFRRVLDSGWYILGKEVEQFEQSFAAYCEARHGIGVANGLDAIMLVLKGYGIGPGDEVIVPSNTFIATWLAVSQVGAVPIPVEPVEATYNLDPALVEAAITPRTRAIIAVHLYGQPADMDPLCALADRHGLKLIEDAAQAHGARYRGRRTGSLGHAGAFSFYPGKNLGALGDGGGIVTDDTALNDIVRTYRNYGSQKKYQNLVQGFNSRLDELQAAFLSVKLATLDADNAARRAVAARYDELLAGIDGLALPFVPEWAEPVWHLYVVRHARRDALAAKLAEAGIGTIVHYPIAPHMQQAYAELGYQEGAFPIAEAIHREVLSLPIAPGMTPAQVDEVAAAVRAAVAAL from the coding sequence ATGAGCGTTCCATTCCTCGACCTGAAGGCCCTCAACCATGCGCATGCCGATCAGTTGCAGGCGGCATTCCGGCGCGTGCTCGATTCCGGCTGGTACATCCTCGGCAAGGAAGTCGAGCAATTCGAACAATCGTTCGCCGCATACTGCGAGGCGCGGCACGGCATCGGCGTGGCCAACGGCCTCGACGCGATCATGCTGGTGCTGAAGGGTTACGGCATCGGCCCCGGCGACGAGGTGATCGTGCCGTCGAATACCTTCATCGCCACCTGGCTGGCGGTCAGCCAGGTCGGCGCCGTGCCGATTCCCGTCGAACCCGTGGAAGCCACGTACAACCTCGATCCGGCACTGGTCGAAGCGGCCATCACGCCGCGCACGCGGGCAATCATCGCAGTGCACCTGTATGGCCAGCCGGCGGACATGGACCCGCTGTGCGCACTGGCCGACCGGCATGGCCTGAAGCTGATCGAGGATGCCGCGCAGGCGCACGGTGCGCGCTACCGCGGCCGCCGCACGGGCAGCCTGGGCCACGCGGGCGCATTCAGCTTCTATCCGGGCAAGAACCTGGGCGCGCTGGGTGATGGGGGTGGCATCGTCACCGACGATACGGCACTGAACGATATCGTGCGCACTTATCGCAACTACGGCTCGCAAAAGAAATACCAAAACCTCGTGCAGGGCTTCAACTCGCGGCTGGACGAGCTGCAGGCGGCCTTCCTGTCCGTCAAGCTGGCAACGCTGGACGCCGACAACGCCGCGCGCCGCGCCGTCGCCGCACGCTACGACGAACTGCTGGCCGGTATCGACGGGCTGGCGCTGCCGTTCGTGCCCGAATGGGCCGAGCCGGTGTGGCACCTGTACGTGGTGCGGCACGCGCGGCGCGATGCGCTGGCGGCGAAGCTGGCCGAAGCGGGTATCGGCACGATCGTCCATTACCCGATCGCGCCGCACATGCAGCAGGCATATGCCGAACTGGGCTACCAGGAGGGCGCCTTCCCGATCGCCGAGGCGATCCACCGCGAAGTGCTGAGCCTGCCGATCGCGCCCGGCATGACACCGGCCCAGGTGGACGAGGTGGCCGCGGCCGTACGTGCCGCCGTGGCGGCGCTGTAG
- a CDS encoding sugar 3,4-ketoisomerase: MMEHCRIIDLPKHADPRGNLSVIEGGVQVPFDIERVYYLYDVPGGSSRAGHGHVELQQLMIAMSGSFDVIVDDGYERKKFHLNRSYYGLYIPKMMWREVENFSSGGVCLVLASTKFDKADYHYDYDDFAAMVRRRDAAESKP; the protein is encoded by the coding sequence ATGATGGAGCACTGCCGCATCATCGACCTGCCGAAGCACGCCGACCCGCGCGGCAACCTGTCGGTCATCGAAGGCGGCGTCCAGGTGCCGTTCGACATCGAACGCGTGTATTACCTGTATGACGTGCCGGGCGGCTCGTCGCGCGCCGGCCACGGCCACGTCGAGCTGCAGCAGCTGATGATCGCGATGTCCGGCAGCTTCGACGTGATCGTCGACGATGGCTACGAACGCAAGAAGTTCCACCTGAACCGGTCCTATTACGGCCTCTACATTCCGAAGATGATGTGGCGCGAAGTGGAAAACTTTTCGTCCGGAGGCGTGTGCCTGGTGCTGGCGTCGACCAAGTTCGACAAGGCCGATTACCACTACGACTACGACGATTTTGCGGCGATGGTGCGCCGTCGCGACGCAGCGGAAAGCAAGCCATGA
- a CDS encoding glycosyltransferase family 2 protein produces MPFPKVSIVIPSYKAEHFEQCLRSAIGQTYLNTEILVSDNCPTEAIRDICARFPGVIYQRNSVIREENVLSAFFSAKGELVKPLFDDDILHPFCIERMVAALQDRPDVQLVFSASQVIDARNGRTETRRPFEASGSMTGLELQRSSTLGMRNFVGEFSTILFRRSKLWEIGPRKLFVVGPHDCTHGLADLAAYFNLAAGGTAFYIDEELSYFRRDPVLQSNSNINANPNFGYCFSDYFDLLLASHATGVISNDELLATQEQVRGAWESLRGVFTQIGDSYERYQTYLQPLKD; encoded by the coding sequence ATGCCATTCCCGAAAGTCTCCATCGTCATCCCGTCGTACAAGGCCGAGCACTTCGAACAGTGCCTGCGCTCCGCGATCGGGCAGACTTACCTGAACACGGAGATCCTCGTCAGCGACAATTGCCCGACCGAGGCGATCCGCGACATCTGCGCCCGTTTTCCCGGCGTGATCTACCAGCGCAACAGCGTGATCCGCGAGGAAAACGTGCTGTCGGCCTTCTTCAGCGCCAAGGGCGAACTGGTCAAGCCGTTGTTCGACGACGATATCCTGCACCCGTTCTGTATCGAGCGCATGGTGGCCGCGCTGCAGGACCGGCCCGACGTGCAACTGGTGTTTTCCGCCAGCCAGGTGATCGATGCGCGCAACGGGCGTACCGAAACGCGCCGCCCGTTCGAGGCCAGCGGCAGCATGACCGGACTGGAGCTGCAGCGCAGCTCCACGCTGGGCATGCGCAACTTCGTCGGCGAGTTCTCGACGATCCTGTTCCGCCGCAGCAAGTTGTGGGAGATCGGCCCCCGCAAACTGTTTGTCGTCGGCCCGCACGACTGCACGCACGGCCTGGCCGACCTGGCCGCCTATTTCAACCTGGCCGCCGGCGGCACCGCGTTCTATATCGACGAGGAACTGAGTTATTTCCGCCGCGACCCGGTGCTGCAATCCAATTCGAACATCAACGCCAACCCCAACTTCGGCTACTGCTTTTCCGATTACTTCGACCTGCTGCTGGCCTCTCACGCGACGGGTGTGATCTCGAACGACGAGCTGCTGGCCACGCAGGAGCAGGTGCGCGGCGCCTGGGAATCGCTGCGCGGCGTGTTCACCCAGATCGGCGACTCGTACGAGCGCTACCAGACTTATCTCCAACCGTTGAAGGATTGA
- a CDS encoding bifunctional glycosyltransferase/class I SAM-dependent methyltransferase: MQTNAIPVQDIPVVTVSYNSPDLIEALLRTFRQFYPNKVYVIDGSRPEIAAQIGPITQRFENVEFIPFGYNIHHGPGMTWAIENLGLEGQVLFLDSDVEIKRAGFLESLQSHLQPGMWGVGGIQLVNEQGYDRPDDGPVAYLHPACMLVNMDVVRQWPLPIKHGAPLITTMLALHQSGNRDLIGHVDWVKDDFHSPEAIHYIKHPWQGTVLRTGGYHYDLPSTGSEVNAHLLHFMPQDAQRIVDIGCGDGTFAKAYRARFPICRYTGIEKDGAKADLARPHCDYVFDADMELADERLLTHAAGADCWVLGEVLGEFRDPAAVLATIRRLIAPGGKLVLSIRNAQHWSVQAGLAIGDLRYREGGIVTPGDLHLYTRGTVLDALRQAGFEFAAGSPVIRDEPGRDAFLPAIRALAQASGNDGEQAAQDALAWQYVIVAHLV, encoded by the coding sequence ATGCAAACCAACGCCATCCCAGTCCAGGACATTCCGGTCGTGACCGTGTCGTACAACTCGCCGGACCTGATCGAGGCGCTGCTGCGCACGTTTCGCCAGTTCTACCCGAACAAGGTGTACGTGATCGATGGCTCGCGGCCGGAGATCGCGGCGCAGATCGGCCCCATCACCCAGCGCTTCGAGAACGTGGAATTCATCCCGTTCGGCTACAACATCCACCACGGTCCGGGCATGACGTGGGCGATCGAGAACCTGGGTCTGGAAGGCCAGGTCCTGTTCCTCGATTCCGACGTGGAAATCAAGCGTGCAGGCTTCCTGGAATCGCTGCAGTCCCACCTGCAACCCGGCATGTGGGGCGTGGGCGGCATCCAGCTCGTCAACGAACAGGGTTACGACCGGCCGGACGACGGCCCCGTGGCCTACCTGCACCCGGCCTGCATGCTGGTCAACATGGACGTGGTGCGCCAATGGCCACTGCCGATCAAGCACGGCGCGCCGCTGATCACCACGATGCTGGCGCTGCACCAGAGCGGCAACCGGGACCTGATCGGCCACGTGGACTGGGTGAAAGACGACTTCCATTCGCCCGAAGCGATCCATTACATCAAGCACCCATGGCAGGGAACCGTGCTGCGCACCGGCGGCTACCACTACGACCTGCCCTCCACCGGCAGCGAGGTGAATGCCCATTTGCTGCACTTCATGCCGCAGGATGCGCAGCGCATCGTCGATATCGGCTGCGGCGACGGCACGTTCGCGAAAGCCTACCGTGCCCGCTTCCCGATCTGCCGCTATACCGGCATCGAAAAGGATGGCGCGAAGGCCGACCTGGCGCGACCGCACTGTGACTACGTGTTCGACGCCGACATGGAACTGGCCGACGAACGGCTGCTGACCCATGCGGCCGGTGCCGATTGCTGGGTGCTTGGCGAAGTGCTGGGCGAATTCCGCGACCCGGCCGCCGTGCTGGCGACGATACGCCGCCTGATCGCCCCCGGTGGCAAGCTGGTGCTGTCGATCCGCAACGCCCAGCACTGGAGCGTGCAGGCTGGCCTGGCGATCGGCGACCTGCGCTATCGCGAAGGCGGAATCGTGACGCCCGGCGACTTGCACCTGTACACCCGGGGCACCGTGCTCGACGCGCTGCGCCAGGCCGGCTTCGAGTTCGCGGCCGGCTCGCCGGTGATCCGCGACGAGCCGGGGCGCGATGCCTTCCTGCCCGCGATCCGCGCGCTGGCCCAGGCCAGCGGCAACGACGGCGAACAGGCAGCGCAGGATGCCCTGGCCTGGCAATACGTGATCGTGGCCCATCTCGTCTGA